The region taaaaatattatattttattcaaaaatattacacattctcttataagtaaataaaaattttattcatgattaatattacatttttatattgacGCATCTTacaaataaagatccgtgaAACAGTTTCACTAAAGAGCAACACAATTTTATAATATCCAAATTGTACTagtaaataaatagaaaatctGACTATTTCAAACAAATAGTGTCTATgttactataaatataaaaacatcaattttttaaataaatatttaccattttattttttaaagatattattacctcttttgtttaaaaaagCTCGGTGCCCCGCCCATTGGGTTCAAGAGATTTTTAAGAAGATAGGATAGGCTAGGCATGACTTTACTGGGAACAGTAACAAttgataattcaatttttatttgattaattctttttataagtgagtaataaaaataaacaaattataaaaGCCATAGCTGTGTACAGCAAGCAAGCATCTTCAACATgtaattttacatttatcaactatCAAAGCACCACATGGAGCAACGGGCAGCCACGTATGGTTTCATCCTTCTGAGCGTTCAACTGTTCAAGGCACCAGGACTAAACGGCCCTCTTCAAAGTATACATAATCCAAATATTGGGAAGCTCTCACGTGGATCAAAAGTCGAGGTCTCTCCAATATTCGACTCAAATTGGATTGTTTAAATTTCTGCTCTACTAATATTGGATTGTTTAAAGTTAACTCTATTGATAGCTGCAAAGTCTGTTTCATTCCCTTGCCAAAGCCGATGGAGTGTGGTTTGTTAATATATTTGATTAGGTtgctttcaaaaataaaaaatataaaatcaaagcACAATCAAGATtcctaagaaaaaaaatgttggagACTAGGCAAAGAAGCATAAAATAGAGTATGTGTTCTACTATGTACTCCCTCACTCCTACTCCGTAAATCCGTAATCTGTCAATTGATCCTTAGATATCTTTCATCCAAGCATTAAAATTTAAtgagtaaaagttgagagtagaATTTAAGAGTAAGAGTagtatttttctaaaattgaagATTACTATTGGCCAAACAGTTACTTATGAATACTGACACATAACTTGTGGACCCAAAACCACAATGAAAGCAAGCATAACCACATCAGATGATTGCAGGAGAGAACACTTTTCATCTCCCATTGCACCATATACCTATACAAACACCATCTTGGTTATATAAAACCTAGGATATAAGTGCCCACAAGTAATCAGAAGAAAAGTGGGAAGGAAACAGACAGCCCTTTCGGCCTTTGTTGTGTTGTGATCCTGAGCATCAAAGCTGAAGCAAAGGCAGAGCCATTACGACGCCAAAAATTGAGAATAGCAGCAGCAACAGCCAAGTCGGGAAAGATTGTTTTCTTCGGTTAACCATGTGTTGTGGACGATCCACTCTATTCAAATCTTCGTTTGTAGGATTACTATGTTCCTCTAGTAACGGGCTGGAACTTTCCATTTGAGCTACCACAGGTGGAACCTGCTCGGGAACAGGCTGTGAAGCAAGCTGCTGCTGTTCATACTTCTCCACGTATTCTGGAAACAGCTTCCTAAAGGTTGGGCtgtataaaaaggaaaaatgtcgTGATTTCAAATGGCTAACTTAAAACACTTTAGTTAACGATGTAGAGTACTGCCAAAATAGCTATTCGTAACATTCTCAAAAAGGGTCTTCTAGCAGGGGATTATAAAGCTCAAAGCAATCATCTAATACAAACACAGCATATGTAGCAAGGAATTTGGCTCACTTTTTACAATTGTAAGCAAGAGAAACCTTTGCGAGTTTTTCTTTCTCAGCAATTGTTGTTGTTACACTGCCTGTGGTTGGACTATTATCCATCTACAGGGAACATATTAAAGGAAAACACAGCTAAAGAGAAGTCTGGATGCACAAGGTAATCTTTGTAGATAATTTCAACTATATCAAGCAAAAGGTAAACATACCATGAATGAAAGCAGCCCTGTGAGAATGCTGCATGTGCAATAAAGAGAAATCAGCTATAGAGAAGGAACAgcaaacagaaaaataaaaactgcGATGAAAGGAAGATAACTTTTGTTCCGTCATTACCTTGAAACAGACCACATTGGATTCCAACTCTCTGGGTGGACTGACAAGTAACATTTTGATGCAATGTGAGTCATATTGAAAAACAATAGATAGAGTAAATTTCACCTGGATCCCTTTATGTTTCTAACATTCTTGGCTGGACAATGTATAGTTTCAAATATTACACTTGAGGTCCCCAGTTCCAAATTTCCAATTCTAGTGATCATTAAGGTGCCTATTCGACAATGGATATTTATTCCCAAGTTACCTAAGTAGGCTTCTCCTAAAATGTATAAATCTGCAACTACGTGCAATCTTTAGCATCTATGTTCATCACATGCAAACTTCTTTAAAGCAAAAACTcattgtaaaataaaatgaaaaagtacTGAAAGGAGTAGAAggttaagaaaaataaatttgaactgTTTAAGAATACATAATGTTTGAAGGAAAAAGATGCTAGAGCCAAAGTATTCTCTAATTTTGAGGTCAATTCTGTTTTTCATCAATACCAAATACGGAGTACTCCCTTTACACCGATTTCTATCTCTCTCTTTACACAAACACACACTTAGGGTGAAATGATCTTCCATGCATGATAGGGACCTCGAGTGTAAGATCCGAAACTAGAAGGGATCTATGTTAGGTTTAACATAAATTAGGGGTCCAGATGAAGTGTACCTGAAAACAATTTAATTGACAAGTCTTAGTAACTTAATGAAGACTTACAGTCACTCATAGACAGGCATATTTTCCTTTCTGGCATAAATCGTCCATTAGGAGTTGTCATTCTTCAAATGTAAAAAAGTAGTGTAAGTAATAAATCAGCCAAGTTTTAGAAGAACCAAAATCTAGCACTAACAAGACTATAACTGATGCaacaattcaaaatatttaaagtgaGATTTCGAATACTTGATTCCTGGAGGTTTATATGGATATTCTGGAGGAAACTTGATCTTTCCATAATAATATCCACCTGTGAGTAATTCAAGTTTGATGGAAAACACCGAGTGAACAAATATTAGCTGAAGtaatataaacacaaaataaagaGGAAAGTTTAATTGTAGGAGGTAAAGAATGTGGATGGAAATCAGATTAACTTGCCGTACAAAAATAGAAACAGACCTGCAAAAGGTGTTCCTTCACACCCTTCCAATACATAATCTGTAAGACAACAAATACAAGGGAAATGACTTGTCACTTAATGGATAAAAAGCCCTTTTTccaaggaagagagagagatgacTCCTTTAGGCTAGCCAAGGTTAAACCCAATACCCAATGAACACAAAGCCTTCAGGCTAGCCAAGGTTAAACCCAATACCCAATGAACACAAACACGATACTTACGCCACTCAAGGATGTCACTTGGAGATGGCCGGGCCACAACATTTGGAACAGGTTCCTGTAAAATTCATAGGACAAGCAATCACCTTTAGAGTATTATAAGTTTCTAAACATATTGACTAATGACTGGAGGGTCCTGAAGATGATCGCAGTATACACTTTGATAATAGTTGACATAAAACGGGCATCCAAATCCTTTTGAGTGCATGTACAATCGTACATAGACATGGTGCCCTATGCAAAGTGTACAgacaattcaaaaattatgtcaCTTTAATATAAATGCATGGATCCTTATGGGTTTGACTAACTGGCCACATACTACTGTTCTTTTTTTGGACCTGGTGGTACACTGGTACTTTGATGACCAATTTCAAGTCACTCCAGAAGAAGCATTACAAAAATCACAGATCATCAAACTTAACTTCTCCTCTACATGCAAGAAAATCTAGAAATAATAGTTGTATGCCTCACAAATCTGACCTAGGTTAAATTTTCCAGGCAACAGGGGAACATGAAATATATCCAACCATTAAATGTATGTGCCATCAAGAGTACTGGTGGGCTCAAAAGAGTAAGAAGAAGGTGTCTTACTTTACAGAGTGCTCTATATTCCTTTTGCAAGCGCATTATACATGCTTTTTCCGCCATTCCTTAGCTTCAAAGTTTGGTGAAACTAAAAGATGATCTTGTGTTTTTCTCTTACTCTCTAGACTACCTGTATACACAAACAGTCAAACAATACTAAATGAACCTCAAATTTTAAACTTAAGCAATattagagaaaagaaaaataaaatcactacaaagtagttaaaaaaaatatagttccTGACTTCCAAGCAAATATTCGATCCAAACCATCAGAAAAACTCATGAAACAGCGACATATCTATCTATGTTACTATGTTAAcagaaatttcattaaattcacttttacaaaatgaatttgttataagaAAGAACAGAAAGAAAAGGTCAATCCACAGCAATTATGAAATGAGCAATTCAAATAAATTGTTTATCTAAATATTCAAGAAAATTCAATCCAATATCATTGAATCCCATTTACAAAGCATAAAGAACATACTCCAATATCAATCTGGTCATCAATTAAAATCTTTTCTTGCAATTGAACTCCAAAATAAGAATCACACAACCAAGAACAATATTGAAAGTATTTCTTTCACAGATTCAGTGAAAGATGAACatgaaagaaaataagagaACTTACAGTCACAGTATCTCTCTTCAATACAAATTAACACCAAAAAGTGTATGAAAGAGCAATGGTTATTACTCAGTATTAGTTATTGGCTTGAAATATAAGTAAATACTGAGACTTTTCTTAGCTCAACTAATTACTTGCGAAGTAGTCTTGCACCTTCAACACCAACCAAACAAGAGAAAACACTCTTAATTTACAATAAAAACTTTACAATCCATTTTGCAGTGATGGCAGCACTTAAATTTAAGATTGCGTACAGATGCACTCGAGAAACCCTCACTACAAACAGTGTAAAGTAAACTATGGTAAAGTGATGCAATTTCTGAACATGATAAATTACGGATATTGATAGTAAAACACGAAACAAACGTCATTCAGACATCGTGAAAACGATCTAACTAGTATTATTGAATCCAAATCTCCACGCAATCAGAATTTGTTTAAGCAAAAAACACGTAGTTACATAGATAAACTCGCATGGAGAGTgagcgagagagagagattacCATGGATCAATCGCGGGAGAAATCTATATTATGAAGCACGGATTGAAACTGCATTGACTGTTGATTGAGATTAAGGTTTTCCCCCAATGATCGGTGTCTAGAAGATTGAAACCAATGTGAGCTTTTTCTTCGATTCGGAAGGCTCCAGTTTCTGCAAAGACGATATTAACCCTGCTTCATCCCTCTCTATATCTATTATCTGGGGGTAccaaacttttctttttttttttggcaaaattgGGCGtatcaaaagtcaaaacttAAACACCACTTTTATTGTTCGACCGACCTAAAGTGAATGCGAGCGGTTGAGTCCATTCCATCTATGTTTCTTCGCGGATAAAATAGccttatttttatatatatcagtcttttaattatttatatatataacatattttggtatctcacttaaaaaaaatactactaaaATTTGTCACATTTACATTTTTTGATAAACTTGTTAGTTAACACAAAGATCATTTTAAATCATTACAAAGTTTATCTACAAgtcaaaaatattaaatcaacaaaatcatcacctcattaaaaaacaaaaaaaaaaacaaaagcaaaattgCCACTtgtgaaaatttaaaagattaataattgtattattattattattattattattattattattattatattattattattattattatattattattattattattattattattattattattattattatttcatcttACATGTTCTATTTACTACAAAtcaattatttcttctttacttttttttaaaaatttattttttgtttaatagtacttttaatataatcaactttgtttttttttttttttttgcaaaaaaaaaaactttgtatTTTTCAAATcacctttttttaaatttatatttttcgaaatttcaatttctttatttcCAACCTTCTCAAGCTAACAGGAAGACAACAAAAAAGAGAAGAATAGATTATCTTCTCAAGCCAATTGAGCATACGTGTATGGCACCAAATGAAAAAAGACAAGCaaagatgaaataaaataaaataaaaaagaagtataAAAGCAAATCCTTGTCCAAATGTCCAATGGACGAATTAGAGAGTGATGGTGTCTGATGAAGGAATCGAATAAAacagtgtatattttcagaaaaatgaaTGGTTGATGGTCAATCAATACTCTGCAACATACTCAAACTTCTGTGTCCTATATTCTCTTTCATCCACTTTATTATAACACATTAAcacgccaaaaaaaaaaaatagaggcgCAAATTTATCTCACTAATTCAGTAAACATTATTTGAAAGAAGAGATCGAGATAAACTCGACAACGATGGTGTGAGGATTATGTCCAAAGTGAACAGATCTATTGTGTGCACCAGTATTTGGTCATGTCTGAGCTACtaagttaccgtgatttacatcaCCTCACATGTTTTGTTGGGCTGGAGTGTGGGACCTTGGGGTCGGGGATNtttttttttttttttttttttgcaaaaaaaaaaactttgtatTTTTCAAATcacctttttttaaatttatatttttcgaaatttcaatttctttatttcCAACCTTCTCAAGCTAACAGGAAGACAACAAAAAAGAGAAGAATAGATTATCTTCTCAAGCCAATTGAGCATACGTGTATGGCACCAAATGAAAAAAGACAAGCaaagatgaaataaaataaaataaaaaagaagtataAAAGCAAATCCTTGTCCAAATGTCCAATGGACGAATTAGAGAGTGATGGTGTCTGATGAAGGAATCGAATAAAacagtgtatattttcagaaaaatgaaTGGTTGATGGTCAATCAATACTCTGCAACATACTCAAACTTCTGTGTCCTATATTCTCTTTCATCCACTTTATTATAACACATTAAcacgccaaaaaaaaaaaatagaggcgCAAATTTATCTCACTAATTCAGTAAACATTATTTGAAAGAAGAGATCGAGATAAACTCGACAACGATGGTGTGAGGATTATGTCCAAAGTGAACAGATCTATTGTGTGCACCAGTATTTGGTCATGTCTGAGCTACtaagttaccgtgatttacatcaCCTCACATGTTTTGTTGGGCTGGAGTGTGGGACCTTGGGGTCggggattcaacattttgggagaagaaaagctCGCAAAAATTACCATTGTGGAATGTGGATGCTCAAAGTCCACAGTCCACACCCCAATTATAAATGAGTAAGGGTTCTACTACATGTATTCGCAAATTTTACTCCCTCGCATTTACTCCATTATGTGGCAACAAAAGATATGTTGTGTTTCATCATGTGGGTTTCATGAGTCTacatcaagatttttttttaatactactaacgcAGTCATGATGATCAATTTATGTcaattgttatgtcatggacatggatccaccttgcaaggtggacccatgtccatcttcacaatttttaaactatatttcataatttttaaagcCTATATTCATAAtgtttgaactctatattcacaattacagaattctatgttcacaatttcagaactctatatttacaattttagaattctatgttcacaatttaataattctatattcacaatttcataactatatatttaataatataacacaatttttgaatctacataacaaaattgtgaatatagaattcaaaatttgtgaatattgattaatgtaattttatatattgaaatttaaatttgtaaacgtagaatttaaaaattgtgaacatagagttttaaaattatgaacatgagcttgggtccatagcataatttgccgtgtTATGCCTATTTGACTCCATTACAGTGCTTATATCGTGAATCATAATCAACATAGCAAAATAAACACGTGATATAAATTCAACTTTAGTATATTATAACTCCATTTTGACTTATAATgcatttaaaataaacatatatcaaattataatagatacactaaaaaaaaatcatattacactaaaaaatgaatctatttcaaaatttatcttATTAGGTAGATCTCGAGAGTTATGACATAATTTGGCACTCCATTATGGCATTGTCTAAACGCATAGTTGAAATAGAATAGGAATAGAATTATGGAATTTGACAAGGAAAGGGATAAAGCAGCGGCCAATCTTGCAAGTCAGAGAAGATTCAATAAAGCAAAAAACANtttttttttttttttttttttgcaaaaaaaaaaactttgtatTTTTCAAATcacctttttttaaatttatatttttcgaaatttcaatttctttatttcCAACCTTCTCAAGCTAACAGGAAGACAACAAAAAAGAGAAGAATAGATTATCTTCTCAAGCCAATTGAGCATACGTGTATGGCACCAAATGAAAAAAGACAAGCaaagatgaaataaaataaaataaaaaagaagtataAAAGCAAATCCTTGTCCAAATGTCCAATGGACGAATTAGAGAGTGATGGTGTCTGATGAAGGAATCGAATAAAacagtgtatattttcagaaaaatgaaTGGTTGATGGTCAATCAATACTCTGCAACATACTCAAACTTCTGTGTCCTATATTCTCTTTCATCCACTTTATTATAACACATTAAcacgccaaaaaaaaaaaatagaggcgCAAATTTATCTCACTAATTCAGTAAACATTATTTGAAAGAAGAGATCGAGATAAACTCGACAACGATGGTGTGAGGATTATGTCCAAAGTGAACAGATCTATTGTGTGCACCAGTATTTGGTCATGTCTGAGCTACtaagttaccgtgatttacatcaCCTCACATGTTTTGTTGGGCTGGAGTGTGGGACCTTGGGGTC is a window of Ipomoea triloba cultivar NCNSP0323 chromosome 11, ASM357664v1 DNA encoding:
- the LOC115997549 gene encoding ubiquitin-conjugating enzyme E2 34-like, translated to MAEKACIMRLQKEYRALCKEPVPNVVARPSPSDILEWHYVLEGCEGTPFAGGYYYGKIKFPPEYPYKPPGIKMTTPNGRFMPERKICLSMSDFHPESWNPMWSVSSILTGLLSFMMDNSPTTGSVTTTIAEKEKLAKVSLAYNCKNPTFRKLFPEYVEKYEQQQLASQPVPEQVPPVVAQMESSSPLLEEHSNPTNEDLNRVDRPQHMVNRRKQSFPTWLLLLLFSIFGVVMALPLLQL